Genomic window (Asticcacaulis excentricus CB 48):
GTCTGCGGGCCAGCTATGATCTGGGGGCGGGCTGGAAGGCCGATGGTTTGCTCGTCTGGTGGAAGTCATCGCAGGACCTGACCGATGCCCGCACCTGGCTGACTGCGACGGCGACGGGCCTGCCTGTCTATCAGGGTCGTGTGAAGTTCAACGGGGTTTACTACAATGCCACTGGTATTACCCATTCGACGTCTGAGCGCACCGAATACCTTGCCGGGGGCCGTGTGAGCGGGCCCTGGGGTGGATGGGACGTGCGGGCCAACCTCTCGCGTTTCTGGATCGCCGAAAGCGATGGTCGGGCCTCGATTGATTTCCTGACCGGTTTGTCGTCGGGCGCAGGGCGTCAGACGCTTCAGGACACACCGGGCTGGTGGGCCTTTGACGCCTCCATGCGTCAGGCCTTTGGCGCCCACGACATCACCTTCGGCGTCAACCAGAACCTCTATAAGGCCGGACAAACCATCTATTCGGTCACAAACTGGCGCACAGCCGCCAATCCCACCTATAATTCCGGCACTTTCGGCAAGACCTCCGGGTTCGGTGTCTTCGTTGAAGACGAGATCAGCCTAAGCGACCGCACCGAACTGACGCTCGGCGTCAGAGCTGACCGCTGGCGCGCCTTCGATGGTGGTCTTGGCGGGCTCAACAGCGCCAACCAGAAGGTCGTCACCCGCTACGACACGCGCAGCCAGACCTCGGTAGATCCGAAGCTCTCATTACAAACCCGCGTCTCGGATACACTGAGCCTTCAATTGAGCCTTGGGACCGCTACGCGCTTTCCCACCGTGGGCGAGCTCTATCAGGGCACGTTCGATCCGGTGGCTCAGATCATCCTGCCCGACAGCTTCGACCCCAATCTCAAAGCCGAAAAATCGAAAGACATCAGCCTGATTGCGCGCCGTAAGTTTGCGCGCTCGAACCTGACCCTGTCGGCCTTCGGTCAGGACATTGATGATGCCATCTTCTCCTTCCAGGGCATCAATCAGTACGGAAACACCGTTTCGAACTACAAGAACATCGCGCGCATGAAGCAGTATGGTGTGGAAGCGATCTATGAAGCCAAAGACTTCCTGATTACCGGACTTGACCTGAATGGAAGTGTCTCATGGATGGACGCAAAAACCGTTGAAAACCCAGCCAACCGCGCGGCCGAAGGCGTGCAGTTCCCCCGCATCCCGCGCTGGCGCTCCAACGGCAGCCTGACCTATGCCTTTACGGAAAGGCTGAAAGGCACAATGGGCTGGCGCTATGCCTCACGACCGAACTCTGACCTGTTCGGGCTGTCGCGGGGCCGGGCCTTTGGCTTCCAGAGTGAATACAACACCTATGATCTGAAGGTGAACTATGCGGTGACACCCCGGACGCAGGTGAGTGTGGGCATTGACAATGTCGCCAACTATCAGGCCTACGTGTCTCACCCGCTGCCACAGCGCACCGTTCTCATCGAACTCAAGTATCGTCAGTAGAGGCTGTCCATGTCCGGGGCCGTTGATGAGTCTCTGAACCGCGCCAGACGCCGACAGGCCCTGGTGCGGGCCGTCTGGCGATGGCACTTTTACGCGGGCCTGTTCTGCATCCCGTTCATCATCATATTGTCGATCACTGGTTCTCTCTATCTGTTCAAACCCCAGATCGAAAGCGCCATAGACCGGCCATATGATGCTCTATCTTTTACCGGGCCGGTGAAATCCATCACCGAGCAGGTGTCGGCGGCCACGGCGGCCCATCCGGGGGCAAAACTGTCGGCGGTTGAGGTGCGACAAAACCCTCAGGACGCGACGCGGGTTGTGCTTACGGAGAACGGCGAAAAGCTGAGACTGTACGTTCACCCTCAGACCCTCGCCATCCTCAAGTCCGTTCCCGAAGAACAGCGCTTCATGGCGCAGGTGAAAAACATTCACGGGGAACTGCTGTCCGGAAAGGTCGGCGAGATTATCGTGGAACTGGCCGCCTGCTGGGCCATCGTCATGATCCTCACGGGGCTCTATCTGTGGTGGCCGCGTCAGGCCGCAGGCCTTGCGGGTGTCCTTTATCCGCGAACAAGTGGGAACAAGCGCTTGTTCTGGCGAGACCTTCACGCCATCACTGGGATCTATGTCTCATTCTTTGCCTTGTTTCTGTTGCTGTCAGGGCTTCCGTGGACCTCTGTTTGGGGCGACGCCTTCAAACAGGTGCGCGCCATCACCCATACGGCGGCGGTCAAACAGGACTGGAGTTCGGGGCGCGCCGCCGACCGCAGCACGGAGCGCGCGGAAACCGGCACTTCAGAGCACGCCGACCACGAGGCGGGCCAAGGCGAGCATGCTGGTCATAAAGCCCATGCGGTTGGTCCGGCCATGGTGTCACTTGATAGCATGTACGCCAGTGTAAGGGCGCTCGACCTCCCGGAACCCGTCACGATCAATGCGCCGTCGAAGAAGGTCAAAGACTGGACCGCGCAATCCAATACGCAGAATCGCCCGCTCAGGGTGACTCTGAAGCTTGACCCCCAGTCCGGACAGGTTTTAAGCCGCGAGACCTTTGCGCAAAAGCATCCTATTGATCAGGTCGTCGGATACATGATTGCGGCCCATGAAGGGCACCTGTTCGGCTGGCTAAATCAGGCTCTGGGTGTGTTTACGGCCCTGTCTCTGATCACCCTGTGCGTCAGTAGCGTAATCATGTGGCTGAAACGTCGTCCGGCGGGTAAGCTCGGTGCGCCTGAACCGGCCGCGAGTACGCCCGCGGGGATTGGCCTAGGTACTCTGATCATCGCCTTAGGAGTTTTCCTGCCGGTTCTGGGCATCAGTCTGCTTGTCGTGGGCGCGCTTGAATTCCTGCTCCTGAGGCATTTGCCTGGCGTCAGGACTTGGCTCGGGCTCCGAGCGGCTTAGGAACCGGGTAATTGACCGATGCTGAGAAATCGGCGCCCGCTCTAGGGGACAATTGTCACGACAACGCGTTTGTAGCGCGTAAGCGCCGGTGTTCCTTTATCCGTCACCTTGAGAATAAAGTGTGCTGTCTCCGGACTGTTCACAACAGGCGCGTTGATATTTACGCGGTAAAGGTTTTCGGCACTCCCGATCGGAATAGGGTGTTTAAGGGTGCCGGCTTCGGGATAGTTCATCCACAGGTAGCTGAGGCTGTCCCCGTCAGGGTCTGTGGTGCCCGCAGCGCTCAGCGAGAAGCCTGTTCCAGATTTGACGGTCAGCCTGTCGCTATGGCCGAGCGCGGGAACGGGTGGGTGGTTCGCCTCAGAATAGGATTTGGTTGTCCAGTCCATGCGGGCGGCGAAGTCAATTTGGAAGTCTTTGCGCCAACGCCAGATCGTCGTGCGAAAGCCTCTGGCCAGTTTTTCGGAGGCTTTGACGTTGCGACCATAATCATTGGCACTGTAGGGTGCGACGCTATCCGTTGCGTTTGTCCAGATGGGGCGTGGTTCGGTTTCAACGGGAACACCGCCGGTAAAACCTGTCGGATCAATCGCCGAAAACTCGGGGGTATAAAGGGTGTAGCGCCCGCCCCAGCCGCCCCAGTCCGGTCGTTCCGGTGCGTTCAGTCCGTTCGAAATTAGGGACAGGAACGTTGGGGTGTCACCCTCAACACCATAGCCGACATCCGGATAAGCGGCCCCCAGGGGGCCATGACCTTGCTGTATGTTCTCAGCGATCCACGCATTGCTGATCTCTGAATTGTCAAATCCGGGTTCAACAGTGTTGATCCCACCCCAGGTGGCATTACCGTACCCCCCCGGACTGACAATATAAAACAGGTCCGGAAAGGTCTTGCGTATCCATATACCGGTGTCGTCCTGATCGGAGATTGTGTAGACGCGCAACCTGCTTATCAGTCGCTTCACCTCTTCGGGCGTATGAGTAGCCTTAATCTTATAGAGGGCTTGCGCGAGCGTATTCGCACCGCCCCAGACGGCAACCCACAAAGGTCGTTTATCCTCTTTTTCAAGAGCCCGGATAATCCACTCAGAGCCCGCAGAGTCTTTTCCGCTTCCGACCCCGGTCATCCCATAGACTGGGAGGCCCTCGGATACGAGGGCGTGCAGGGCGGCCGCTTTAGGGAAACCGGGCTCATGCTTTAAAAGGTTCGGTTGAACCTTGCTGTAGGCGTTTAAAATGGCATGTATGGAAGCAGGCGAGACCAGCGCTTTCTGGTGGACAGAAGTGGTCGCCACCAACCCTTCGATATCTATCTGGTTGGCGTAAAGGAGAAGCCTTACAATCGATTGAGAGTCGTCAGGGTCAGCTTCAATATCAGTCAGAGGGTATAACGCCATCTGTATCGACGCGCGCAAGCTCCGCGCACTTACCAAAACCATGCCTATCAAGACTGACCGCAATGACGCGAAGGCTATAGCAAGCTGCATGCGTGTAGGCTGGTACTCGGTCGTTCACGTTAAGAGCGATGAAAGTCAGGAACTTCGTATGTTATTGGCCAACCGGCGGACGCTTCAGATTTAGCAGATCGATCTTGAGAACGAAATCCGCGGTACGCTCAAGGTCTTTGGCCTGAAGATCCTCGGTCGCGTCACGGCGGGGCCATTCGAAGGGAAGGTGCTCGATTTAGTCGAAGGCTTGCCGCGGATTGAAGCTATGGTACGTCCCATGCTGATCGCCCGAGCGGCTTTGCGCGACCAATGTGCAGTTCTCCAGAAGATGCTGCTGGAAATCGTCCGGCGCAATGAGGTTTGCAAGCGGCTTATGACCGTGCCGGGTGTCGGCGCTATTACCGCTATCACGTACTTCACGACCATAGATGATCCTGACCGCTTCAGTCGATCCCGTGATGTTGGGCCGCACCTGGGTCTTGTGCCGAAGAAGTATGCCTCTGGCGAAACGGACCGCAATAGTGGCATCTCCAAGAGCGGGGACGCAAACATGCGGACCGTTCTCTATCAGGCGGCGCTCGCGCTACTGACGCGTTCAATGAAGCATTCAGCGCTCCGAAGCTGGGGGCTGGCCGTGGCCAAGCGGCGCGGGCTGCGACGCGCAATCATCGCTGTCGCACGTAAACTCGCCATCGTCATGCACCGCATCTGGGCGGACGGGACTACTTTCCGCTTCTCGAAGGCAGATGACGTCGAGGTTACGGCCGCATGACGTAGGTTGATCGGCTGATCTGGATTTAAAGTTTCGCCTGCTGGCGAAAGGATGTCCGCAAGGACCAGGTTGAAGAGATTGCGTTGTAATCTGTGTGCACCGAGCACGCCGAATAGATGGCAACCTTCGACTGTCGGACCACCATCTGGAAGCAGCTTTGCGCTGACTTCGTAGACAAGAGCGAGCCTCGCGGGCTGAACCTTAACCGGCATGACAGCGGGTTGACATAATATCCATATATCATGTAAGCATGATGTATGGATAAGAAGCGAACCCTTGAAGCTCTGGCTGCCCTCAGCCAGGAGACTCGGCTGGACGCCTTCCGCCTGCTCATACAGGTGGGGGCCGAAGGCTTGCCTGCGGGGGAGATCGGTGACCGTTTAAGCGTCAAGCAGAACACGATGTCGGCCAACTTGTCGGTCCTTGCGCAAGCGGGGCTGATCCGCAGTGTACGGGAGGGGCGCAGCATCCGCTACTTCGCCGACTTCGACGGCATGCAAGGTTTGTTGAGCTATCTCCTGGAGAACTGCTGTGGGGGAGACCCCGAGCAATGCCAGCCGTTTATTGCCAAACTTGGCCGGTGCTGCTGATTATGGCCTCGCTGTCCCGAAACTTAGCGTCTGAAGCCTTGGGTACGGCGTTGCTACTGGCAATCGTCGTCGGGTCCGGCATCATGGGCGAGACATTGGCGGGCGGTAACGCCGCCATCGCCTTACTGGGCAATACACTGGCGACGGGGGCGGGCCTTGTCGTGCTGATTACGGTCTTCGGCCCTATATCGGGGGCGCACTTCAATCCCCTTGTCACACTGGCCTTCGCCGCTCGCCGTGAGATCGGCGCGGCGCAGGCGCTGGGCTACATTGTGGCACAGGTGTCCGGTGCTGTGGCGGGTGTTCTCAGCGCGCACGCCATGTTCGGACAGACGGTATGGCAGGTGTCGTATAAGCTTCGAGATGGCCCAGCACTGATCTTTGCGGAAGGTGTTGCCACGTTTGGGCTAATCGCAACGATCTTCGGTTGCCTACGCTTCCGGCCCGGCTTTATTCCGGTCGCCGTCGGTCTCTACATCACGTCAGCCTACTGGTTTACGGCATCGACCTCGTTTGCCAACCCGGCTGTCACACTGGCGCGCAGCCTGTCCGACTCCTTTGCGGGTATCGCGCCGCACTCCGTGCCGGGCTTCATCGTCGGTCAGTGCCTGGGTGCGCTGGCAGGCGTCGTTGTGTTCGGCTGGCTGCTGGATACCCCGCCGATCAACCCTCAATCCACCGAGGCCGAAACATGACCGTCACCATCTACCACAACCCTGACTGCGGTACGTCACGCAACGTTCTCGCTGTGATCGAGGCCGCCGGATATCAACCCGATGTCGTCGAGTATCTGCAAACAGGCTGGCATTCCGACCACCTGTCTAAACTGCTGGCCGATGCAGGCCTGTCGCCACGTCAGGCCCTGCGGGAGACTAAGTCGCCGGCCAGAGACCTTGGGCTATTGGAGCCCGGTGTTAGCGATGATGTGATCTTCGAGGCGATGCTGACGACACCAATCCTGGTCAATCGGCCGATCGTGGTTACGCCAAAGGGCACAAGGCTTTGCCGCCCCTCCGAGTTCGTTCTGGACCTGCTGGAAAACTGGCCGGCAGGACCGTTCCAAAAGGAAGACGGAGAACTGATGATCGATGCGGAGGGCCAGCGTGTCTGAGGACCTGCCCAACATCAGCCCGGCCTGCTTCCGGCCGACGGACCTGCAAGCGCTGGTGCCGGCGAGGCGTTCGGCGCATCCGCCGCGCATTCTACTGCTTTACGGCTCTGTACGTCAGCGGTCGTTCAGCCGTCTGGCGACGTTTGAAGCTGAACGCATACTCCAGGCGCTGGGATGCGAGACGCGAGTCTACAATCCTTCGGGCTTACCCTTACCCGATGACGCAGACCCGTCGCATCCTAAGGTGCAGGAACTTCGCGAGCTGGTGCAGTGGTCGGAAGGCATGGTTTGGTGCTCGCCCGAACGCCACGGCGCCATGACCGGCATCATGAAGTCCCAGATTGACTGGATTCCACTATCGCTGGGATCGGTGCGCCCGACCCAAGGCAAAACACTGGCAGTAATGCAAGTGTCTGGCGGGTCTCAGTCCTACAACGCCGTCAATCAGCTCCGCGTGCTTGGTCGCTGGATGCGACTGATTACCATCCCGAACCAGTCGTCTGTGGCCAAGGCGTATCAGGAGTTCGATGAGAGCGACCGCATGAAGCCGTCGGTCTATTACGACCGCATCGTCGATGTGATGGAAGAACTGGTGAAGTTCACCCTGCTGACGCGCGACGCGGCCGACTACCTTGTGGACCGATACTCAGAGCGCAAGGAAAGTGCGGAAGCCGCAAGCCAGCGCGTCAATCTGGCGTCTATCTGAAGTCAGAAAAGCTCCGCCTGCGGTGGCAGTGCTTCAGCGATCTGATCCTCGTTCACGTCATCCTTCTTCGGACCCGTCTTGACGACGGTCAGGCTCCCATCGGGCAGCGGACGTTGCAGATGCTGGGCCTCGGCCCATGGGGCATGCAACCAGATATCAAGTTCCTCGTCCGTGGTCAGGATGGCGGGCATGGCCTTGGGGTGCACGGCCTTGACCTCCGCATTGGCATCTGTGGTCAGGAAGGCAAAAAGATTGTTGGTGCTCTCGCCTTCCTTCACCTTCCGAACTGACGTCCACTGCGGCACCCAGACGCCGGCGAAGAAGGCTTGAGGTCGGGTGTCGTCGAAGGCGAACCAGGTGTTGACCTTGGAGCCATCTGCCTGGTTCGGTTCGCAAAAACTGGTGAAGGGGACGAGGCACCGATTGTCTGTGTCCAGCCAGCGGCGCCAATGGGGCGAAGCGGTGTTGCGGACGTTGGTGACGCCGCCGTCCGCGTTTTTACCTTGAAGCGCGAAGGCCGGCGAGGGCAGACCCCACCGTGCCATCACCAGCTCGCGGCCGCCGGTGCCATTGCGAACAACGGGAGCCATATAATCCGGGAAGATGCCTGGTAGGTAAGGCAGGTTGCCAGTCTTATCGATCATTGCCTTCGCTGCGGCTCGAATGCCTTCAGCTGCCTTGGTCTGGCTATATAAGTTGCACACGTGCGCCTCCCTATCGGGCGATCATCTCCGAAGATCAATGTGTGCGCAAGCCGAGCATTAATGCGTCGAAAACCGGTCGCTTGGGGGTGTGGAAAAGGGGCTTGTCGGTTGGATCGCAATCAGACAAGAGATTACACATCGGTCGTTATTCCTGTGGGCCGTTCAATGAAACCCGATATCGGCATCTTGCCAAGGGTTTTGCCGGCGTGGCACCTCACCGCTCTCACTATAAGATCGGAAGGATGATATGAGCCTCAACCCCGAAGGCTTGCACCTCTATCATGACTGTCTGGTCGCGATGATCAACACCTTGCGAGACCTGCCGCAACCACTCGTCAAAGGTCGCGCCTGTGCGCTCGGCACCCTGACCTCTATGCAGCGCCGCATCGAAAAGCTGATCAGAGACTGGGAGACGCGGGCCATGACCGAGGTCGATAGAAAGGACGTCTCGCGCGATGGCGCGATCCTGCACATGCTGCGCGATGACAAATGGGTCTATGGCGATTTTGACGGTATCGCGTTTAATCTGCCGCAGGCAGGCGACGGCCTGACCTTTGTTGAGGCTATGACGACGCTCGAAGCAGTCCAGTCATCCGCCGTTTCGAGTTAGCGAACCTGAAAATCGCTGGACGGTAATGAAACCCTGCCGATAAATGAGCAAATGCAAATGGAGCCCGTCATGACCCCGAGATCTACCCCTTGGCTGCTAAGCGGCCTGTTTAGCCTTGTCGTCGCGGGCGGCGCTGCCGCGCAGACGGCCGACCCGCGCCTGACCGTAATGACCTACAACGTCGAGAATTTCTTTGACGCCGAAGACGATCCCCGGATGCCTAATGGCTCGAGCAACGAGGTTGTAAATACGCCGGCATGGGTGTCGGCCAAGGCCACAAACGTCGCGCGCGTCATCGAGCGCTTTGACTTCGGGCGAGGCCCGGACGTGCTCGTTCTGACCGAGGTGGAAAGCCAGGCGAGCCTTGAGGCGATCAAAGGCGCACTGAATAACACCGGTGCCGCCTATGTGACGGCGGTGCTATTGGATGCTGATCCGAACCGTCCAGCCCCGAAGCCCGATCAGCGCGGGATCAAGGTTGCACTTCTGTCCAAACTGCCTCTGGCCAATGGCTTTACGCCTAAGTCCTTCCCGGTGGATCTGACCAGGACGTCGGACTGCAAAAGCCGCGATGGTTCAGCCGGTACGACCCGCGATCTTCTGCAGGTCGATCTTGCTCTGCCCGACGGCAAGACCCTGACGATCTTTGGCGGACATCTGCCGTCGGGCGGCAATCCACGCATTTGCCGTGAAATCGCGGCGCAGACGATAGCGACACTGGCCACTAAGCTTCCGCAGAGCCACGTTATCCTTGCGGCTGGTGACTTCAATTTTAACTGCGCGCCGGACGAACGCAAAGGGCTTGCGGCCGCCTTCACCGGCTGGGTGTTACCAGCTCAGCTTGATAATGCCTGCCGGGGGAACGGCAGCCAGTTCTATGGCCGCGAAAAGACCTGGTCCTATCTCGACGTCATCACCCAGAAAGCCAGCGGGGCGAGCCAGGCCTGGGCGATTGACCCGAAAAGCTTCCGCACGGTTCTGACCGACAATGAACAATTGCAGTGGGACGATCGCGATCAGGTCATGCGACCGAAGGCCTTCCGCTTCAATGCCGAGACCGGCAAAGGGTCTGGCACCTCTGACCATTGGCCGATTGCCATTGATCTTGTTCGGGGAGGGAAGTGATGACCGAAACCACACTGCTTGCGTTTCTGGCAGGGCTTATTGCGGGCGCGGTCCTGACCTACCTGATCGGCGTAAAGAGGCGCGACGCGCCTGCCGAGGCCCTGCGCAACCCCTCTAAGTATAAGCGCGCTGACCCGGAGGTTGCGCGTACGCTCGATGAGCATGATCGCGACCTGGCCGCAACGGATCCGCGTTGGGTCGAAGGCGAGGTGGGCGAGCTTGCCACCTTCACCTACGCCGATCGCGACGGGGTAGTCACCGAGCGTCGCGTGTCCAACTGGCGCAGCCTTGGTGCCTACATCGAAGGCGTCTGCGTTAATCGCCAGGAAGAACGTACGTTTCGCAAGGATCGCATCACCGGCTGGTCTGTGCAGCCCTAATCTGAGGTGCAGGGCGTAAGCGTGAGGCCGTTTTATCTTACAGTGGAATGGCAAAACCAAACCAGTCGGCATGCGCAAGCAGGTCATAGTGTTTGGCCCCTCTGCCGTGTGTATGATGACGATCATCAGGGATGATCGTCAGTCCGCAAAACACGTTCAGCGACAGATCGCGGGGCGGCGCCGGGCCTTGCGTTCGCTTCCAGCTGTGTCAGCACTGTCTTCAGCAGGGCGGGAAACGGGGGCGTGCGCAGCAAGGTCCGGCGACGGAGGCAAGGGCCTCACAAGATTTTCTGGCACGCTTCCATTCGTGGCGTTATCCGCAATCTATTCGTTTTGACCAAAGGGCCGTGCGAAGATAAACGCTGCCCCTGACCGGTCAATTGCATGAGGCACGAATCTCTGCTGTAAAGCAGGGGTTCGCAGTATTGTTTAGGGCGCGGTTTTTGCAGAGGGTGGTGGTGAAGACGGCAAAACCGACGATTGACGACGTAGCGGCCCTGTCTGGCGTCGCACGCACCACGGTTTCGCGGGTCCTCAATAACGGCCCCAATGTCCGCCCGGAGGTCCGGGCGCGTGTGCTGGAGGCGGTTGAAAAGCTTCAGTACAAAGTCAATGCTCAGGCGCGTTTTCTGGCGGGGGGGCGGTCGCAACTGCTGGCCCTCCTCCATGCGTCTGACCTCGATGCGGAGCCCAACTCCTACTATTATTCCGGTTTGGAACTTGGCGCGCTCAGAGCTTGTGCGCCAGCGGGTTTTCAACTTCTCATGCATGCGGTCAACCAGCACAGTCTTGATCGGACTCAAAAAATTTGCGCCTTTCTGGCCTCCCGCCGCTGTGACGGCGTTATCCTGACTCCCCCGTATTCTGATGATCCGGTTTTGCACGAAGCCCTTCTGCGTCTGAACATTGCGCACGTGGCCGTCTCACCCGGAGACAATCTGAGAACGCAAGTTGCAGGGGTAGGTATGGATGATGAGGTCGCCGGTTACGAAATCACCCGCTACCTGTTGGGGCTTGGCCATCGGCGCTTTGCCTTCCTTCAGGGATTGGAAAGTCACGCCTCTGCCGAAAGTCGTTTTGCCGGATACAGACGCGCCCTGATCGAAGCAGGGCTATCAGCTGAGGCTATGGCGACCGCACGGGGGAATTTCACTTTCCGCTCAGGTGCGGATCAGTCGATTGGGTTGCTTAAGGCCCCAGATCGCCCAACGGCGCTGATATGCGCCAATGACGATATGGCCACTGGAGCCCTGTTTGCGGCGCATCGCATGGGCCTGACCCTACCGGCCGACCTGTCTGTGGTGGGGTTTGATGATACGCCCGTTTCGGAAGTGGTCTGGCCGCCCCTGACGACTATCCATCAGCCGATCCGCCAAATCGGTGCACGTGCCGTCGAAAAGCTGATCGACGTATTGAACGGCACTGAAAGCAACGAATCCGGTTTTGAAGTGGTGCCGCATCGACTCATCGTGCGCGAGTCTGCAGCGCCGGTTTGAACCTTCGTCCGTTAAGAGGGGTAATGATTGATCGCGCTTTCATCCTCCGAGGTGACTTTCCTGCCGAAATCCAAGGCTAAAGTCAGGCGAGCAGCCAATTATTCGACTAAACGGCCTAACCGCGCACGGACTCGCACTGAGAGTAAATATAGTTTTTGGGGGAGCGCATGGGTGTGCGGGAGTTAGATTTCCTTTTAATCATTTAAATTCAAATACATGTATTCAATTTTCTCCACCGTGCTCCGCAAAATACGGCGTACGCCAGGGCCCCAAGCCGTGGTGTAGAAAACGTGCATGAGGAACGCGGAGCGATACTAGGGCGTTGTGCTCATTCCGCGGGAAAGGGTCCGGGAGGACAGCCATCAGCCTTACACGGCAGTGTGTCGTCCCACCAGATCAGACGCACTACCCAGTCGCCGGGTTCGATGCGAGGGTCGGTCGCTAAGGAGAGGACCTGTCCGGCATGGGGGGCGTTGATCGTTGTCACTACTTCCCCGAAAGGGTTATGGAGGGTGAATAGGGGCTGCCCGGCCGTGACCATGTCGCCCAGCTTGACCTTCAGGCGCGCCCAGCCGCCTTTGGGCGATTTCACATTACCAATCGCGTTGCCGACGAAGGGCTTGCCCGGTGCCTCGGCTTTGCCCACCAGCATGCCGCGCATAATCATCAAATTGCGCAGGCCCGACAGCGCGCGCGCGATCATCACTTCATCGAAGGTTTCGGGCGCGCCCAGTTCGTAGGTCACCGCAGGTACGCCAATGGCGTTAAGCATATTCTCAACAGCCCCGTCGACGCCTGGATCCATGTTGATGACATCGGGTTTCAGCGCGTCGGCGATCTTTCGTGCCTCGTGAGTTTGGGCGAAGATATATGCCGGATACGTGGTCCCCCGCGACTGGGTATGGAGGTCAACGGCGAAGTCGGCATTGCCGACAAACAGCTTGGTCCAGATTCGATGATCATAGCGCATTGCCGGACTGCCGTTCGCTTCATCGGGATGGGGCACATTGGGCATGAGGCGATTGAGATTGTCCCCGC
Coding sequences:
- the arsH gene encoding arsenical resistance protein ArsH, with translation MRRASVSEDLPNISPACFRPTDLQALVPARRSAHPPRILLLYGSVRQRSFSRLATFEAERILQALGCETRVYNPSGLPLPDDADPSHPKVQELRELVQWSEGMVWCSPERHGAMTGIMKSQIDWIPLSLGSVRPTQGKTLAVMQVSGGSQSYNAVNQLRVLGRWMRLITIPNQSSVAKAYQEFDESDRMKPSVYYDRIVDVMEELVKFTLLTRDAADYLVDRYSERKESAEAASQRVNLASI
- a CDS encoding SOS response-associated peptidase produces the protein MCNLYSQTKAAEGIRAAAKAMIDKTGNLPYLPGIFPDYMAPVVRNGTGGRELVMARWGLPSPAFALQGKNADGGVTNVRNTASPHWRRWLDTDNRCLVPFTSFCEPNQADGSKVNTWFAFDDTRPQAFFAGVWVPQWTSVRKVKEGESTNNLFAFLTTDANAEVKAVHPKAMPAILTTDEELDIWLHAPWAEAQHLQRPLPDGSLTVVKTGPKKDDVNEDQIAEALPPQAELF
- a CDS encoding endonuclease/exonuclease/phosphatase family protein translates to MTPRSTPWLLSGLFSLVVAGGAAAQTADPRLTVMTYNVENFFDAEDDPRMPNGSSNEVVNTPAWVSAKATNVARVIERFDFGRGPDVLVLTEVESQASLEAIKGALNNTGAAYVTAVLLDADPNRPAPKPDQRGIKVALLSKLPLANGFTPKSFPVDLTRTSDCKSRDGSAGTTRDLLQVDLALPDGKTLTIFGGHLPSGGNPRICREIAAQTIATLATKLPQSHVILAAGDFNFNCAPDERKGLAAAFTGWVLPAQLDNACRGNGSQFYGREKTWSYLDVITQKASGASQAWAIDPKSFRTVLTDNEQLQWDDRDQVMRPKAFRFNAETGKGSGTSDHWPIAIDLVRGGK
- a CDS encoding LacI family DNA-binding transcriptional regulator codes for the protein MKTAKPTIDDVAALSGVARTTVSRVLNNGPNVRPEVRARVLEAVEKLQYKVNAQARFLAGGRSQLLALLHASDLDAEPNSYYYSGLELGALRACAPAGFQLLMHAVNQHSLDRTQKICAFLASRRCDGVILTPPYSDDPVLHEALLRLNIAHVAVSPGDNLRTQVAGVGMDDEVAGYEITRYLLGLGHRRFAFLQGLESHASAESRFAGYRRALIEAGLSAEAMATARGNFTFRSGADQSIGLLKAPDRPTALICANDDMATGALFAAHRMGLTLPADLSVVGFDDTPVSEVVWPPLTTIHQPIRQIGARAVEKLIDVLNGTESNESGFEVVPHRLIVRESAAPV
- a CDS encoding succinylglutamate desuccinylase/aspartoacylase family protein; translated protein: MRTRLFSLATVALLTLATPLLAATTYTGDRIDGVKVVGGLDVADLPAGKTRLWFRVLDTSIGQGWYIPIVVIKGAKPGPKLLITAGIHGDELNGIAVIHTLAETLSPDSLSGTIVAIPGLNTPGLQHSTRGFTSDVIGTGGDNLNRLMPNVPHPDEANGSPAMRYDHRIWTKLFVGNADFAVDLHTQSRGTTYPAYIFAQTHEARKIADALKPDVINMDPGVDGAVENMLNAIGVPAVTYELGAPETFDEVMIARALSGLRNLMIMRGMLVGKAEAPGKPFVGNAIGNVKSPKGGWARLKVKLGDMVTAGQPLFTLHNPFGEVVTTINAPHAGQVLSLATDPRIEPGDWVVRLIWWDDTLPCKADGCPPGPFPAE